Proteins found in one Clostridium butyricum genomic segment:
- a CDS encoding aldo/keto reductase → MKYIKLGNSDLNVSRICLGCMGFGDAEKGMHKWTLDEKKSAEIIKVALDYGINFFDTAVAYQNGTSEKYLGSAIRKFAKREDVVIATKFLPRTQDEINKGVSGREHIIQSLDTSLSNLGMDFIDLYIYHMWDYNTPIEEVMETLNDVITDGKVRYIGISNCYAWQLQKANMIAQMNGWNKFVSVQSHYNLIFRETEREMTGCCIDGNIAMTPYSALASGRLVKDSSETSERLEKDSFAKGKYDKTADVDRIIIERVAEIANKRKMTRIQIALGWLLTKVTSPIIGATKISHVEEAVKAISVQLSDEEIAYLEEPYVPHKLVGVMAK, encoded by the coding sequence ATGAAATATATTAAATTAGGAAACTCAGATTTAAATGTATCACGTATATGTCTTGGATGTATGGGATTTGGAGATGCAGAAAAAGGAATGCATAAATGGACATTAGATGAAAAAAAATCAGCAGAGATTATAAAAGTAGCATTAGATTATGGAATAAATTTTTTTGATACGGCTGTAGCATATCAGAATGGTACTAGTGAAAAATACTTGGGTTCAGCAATAAGGAAATTTGCAAAACGTGAAGACGTAGTTATTGCAACTAAATTTTTACCTAGAACACAAGATGAAATTAATAAAGGTGTAAGTGGAAGAGAACATATAATACAGTCTTTAGATACAAGTCTTTCTAATCTTGGCATGGATTTTATAGATCTTTATATATATCATATGTGGGATTACAATACTCCTATTGAAGAAGTAATGGAAACATTAAATGATGTTATAACAGATGGGAAAGTTCGTTATATAGGAATTTCTAACTGCTATGCATGGCAGCTTCAAAAGGCAAATATGATTGCACAAATGAATGGTTGGAACAAGTTTGTATCGGTTCAAAGTCACTATAATCTTATATTCCGTGAAACAGAGCGTGAAATGACAGGCTGCTGTATTGATGGAAATATTGCTATGACTCCATATAGTGCACTAGCATCAGGAAGATTAGTAAAAGATTCATCAGAAACATCGGAACGTCTTGAGAAGGATTCTTTTGCAAAGGGTAAATATGATAAAACAGCAGATGTTGATAGAATAATAATTGAACGTGTTGCAGAAATTGCTAATAAGAGAAAAATGACAAGGATACAAATTGCCCTTGGATGGCTGCTTACTAAAGTCACATCACCAATTATAGGTGCAACTAAGATATCTCATGTAGAAGAAGCTGTAAAGGCCATATCAGTTCAATTATCAGATGAAGAAATAGCTTATTTAGAAGAACCATATGTACCACATAAATTAGTTGGGGTTATGGCAAAATAG
- a CDS encoding FecCD family ABC transporter permease, giving the protein MKKNRFKLVLIILSFLLIISFGITLCWGTYKIGPLEVVNTLFGNGTKLQNTAVLSIRLPRLLVGAFVGIALSTAGGVLQTITKNDLADTGIIGINAGAAVAAVLFITFSTGNYYSELGQLSIFILPLMAILGAGISSFIIYIMSSKGGIRPKRLLLIGIGLNAGLNAFITFFTFRGGVGDYNRVLVWTSGSLWGAGAAYAKVIIPIVTLLYVLVLLNNKKLDVLNLSDELALSLGLNLEKERKKFLCFAVILAGCATAFAGNISFLGLISPHIAKKLVGPYHKKFLTVSAMISVIIILLADAVSRNLFSPIEIPVGITVSIFGVPYFIYLMMKEK; this is encoded by the coding sequence ATGAAGAAAAATAGATTCAAATTAGTTTTAATAATTTTATCATTTTTATTAATTATCTCTTTTGGAATTACGTTGTGCTGGGGAACATATAAGATAGGTCCATTAGAAGTTGTAAATACACTTTTTGGAAATGGAACAAAACTTCAAAATACAGCTGTTCTTTCCATAAGACTTCCAAGGTTATTAGTAGGAGCTTTTGTTGGAATTGCATTATCAACAGCTGGAGGAGTCTTACAGACTATAACTAAAAATGATTTGGCAGATACAGGAATAATAGGTATAAATGCAGGTGCAGCAGTTGCAGCAGTATTGTTTATTACATTTTCTACTGGAAATTATTATAGTGAACTTGGACAGCTTTCAATATTTATACTTCCGCTAATGGCCATCTTAGGTGCTGGAATATCATCATTTATAATATATATTATGTCAAGCAAAGGTGGAATAAGACCTAAAAGGCTTTTATTGATTGGAATAGGATTAAATGCAGGACTAAATGCATTTATAACTTTTTTTACTTTCAGAGGAGGAGTTGGAGATTACAACAGAGTATTGGTATGGACCTCAGGAAGCTTATGGGGAGCTGGAGCAGCTTATGCAAAAGTGATTATTCCAATAGTAACGTTGCTTTATGTATTAGTTTTATTAAACAATAAAAAGTTAGATGTTTTAAATCTTTCAGATGAACTTGCATTATCATTAGGACTTAATTTAGAAAAGGAAAGAAAAAAGTTTTTATGTTTTGCAGTAATACTTGCTGGATGTGCAACAGCATTTGCAGGGAATATTAGTTTCTTAGGCCTGATATCTCCTCATATTGCTAAAAAGTTGGTTGGACCTTATCATAAGAAATTTTTAACAGTATCAGCAATGATAAGTGTAATAATAATTCTTTTGGCAGATGCAGTTTCAAGAAATTTATTCTCTCCAATTGAAATTCCTGTTGGAATAACGGTATCAATATTTGGAGTACCATATTTTATTTATTTAATGATGAAGGAGAAATAA
- a CDS encoding iron-hydroxamate ABC transporter substrate-binding protein, which translates to MKKKLFKILAVSCMAVMMFAGCGTNNNSSSNKESQKTVTVTDVRGEVEIPENPQRIVDLSGNSDILSILGYKVIGTANSDAYDYTKFPSYLEDTLKGAEILGYSMQDTMDVEAVMNLNPDLIIISTVQEKMYDTLSEIAPTVMIQLEALNWKDDVKAFAKVFGRESEADKWISDYEAKAKEEGDKIKSEYGEDTTYLSFLASGGQFFIFDGAGFGSVLYDDMGLEKPEGMPAQSDISLPVVTYEGLASIKSDYIFLIATDEDLEQLQSNAIWNSIPAVKENHVIVLKSSPYFNQGYSPIGRELLINEIGGMLNETK; encoded by the coding sequence ATGAAGAAAAAATTATTTAAGATATTAGCAGTTTCATGCATGGCAGTTATGATGTTTGCAGGATGTGGAACGAATAATAATTCAAGTAGTAATAAAGAATCACAAAAAACTGTAACAGTTACAGACGTAAGAGGAGAAGTTGAAATACCCGAAAATCCTCAGAGAATAGTAGATTTAAGTGGAAATAGTGATATTTTATCAATACTTGGGTATAAAGTTATAGGTACAGCAAATAGTGATGCCTATGATTATACGAAATTTCCATCATATTTAGAAGACACGTTAAAAGGAGCAGAAATTTTAGGATACAGCATGCAGGATACTATGGATGTTGAAGCAGTTATGAATTTAAATCCTGATTTAATAATAATATCAACAGTTCAGGAAAAAATGTATGATACATTAAGTGAGATTGCACCAACAGTTATGATTCAGCTTGAGGCCTTAAATTGGAAGGATGATGTAAAGGCTTTTGCTAAAGTGTTTGGAAGAGAATCAGAGGCAGATAAATGGATTTCTGATTATGAAGCAAAGGCTAAGGAAGAAGGAGATAAGATTAAATCAGAGTATGGTGAGGATACAACATATCTTTCATTCTTAGCTAGTGGAGGTCAATTCTTTATTTTTGATGGTGCAGGATTTGGAAGTGTACTATATGATGATATGGGTCTTGAAAAGCCAGAAGGTATGCCAGCTCAAAGTGATATAAGTCTTCCAGTTGTAACTTATGAAGGTCTTGCATCAATAAAATCTGATTACATATTTTTAATAGCAACAGACGAAGATTTAGAACAGCTTCAAAGCAATGCAATATGGAACAGCATTCCGGCAGTGAAGGAAAATCATGTAATAGTGTTAAAATCATCACCATATTTTAACCAGGGATATAGTCCAATTGGAAGAGAATTATTAATAAATGAAATAGGTGGAATGTTAAATGAAACAAAGTAA
- a CDS encoding FecCD family ABC transporter permease — protein sequence MKQSKKHTALFISCSLLLLVIGMVLAVRSGSVPISFSDIFNSIFNYNETLELMLVKDVRIPRALCIVFTGGILGATGAMIQGVTRNPIAEPSILGVSQGATLVISIFYAAGIAVNTKNVMIASFIGALITGIIVLMFISKKANNNSIAKILLAGTAMSTFFMSLTTIIGLLSNQSQMIGFWVAGGFRNVSWSDFNLVAVVGILGLLAGVFLSPKINILNLGDDVAIGLGESPERIRIITLIVVIPMCAAAVAVGKNIAFVGLIIPQIVRKILGEDYRRNIPCSFLLGAVLLTYADIAARMIFNPYETPIGVFTALIGIPFFISIARRERG from the coding sequence ATGAAACAAAGTAAGAAACATACAGCATTATTTATAAGTTGTAGTTTGTTACTTCTAGTAATAGGAATGGTTCTGGCAGTGCGCTCAGGATCCGTTCCTATTAGTTTTTCAGACATTTTTAACAGTATATTTAATTATAATGAAACACTTGAACTTATGCTAGTTAAAGATGTAAGAATTCCAAGGGCACTTTGTATAGTGTTTACAGGAGGAATACTAGGAGCAACAGGTGCAATGATTCAAGGCGTTACAAGAAATCCAATAGCTGAGCCTTCAATACTTGGTGTAAGCCAGGGAGCAACACTTGTAATATCAATTTTTTATGCAGCAGGAATTGCAGTGAATACAAAAAATGTAATGATAGCATCTTTTATAGGGGCATTAATAACAGGAATTATAGTACTTATGTTTATATCAAAAAAGGCAAATAATAATTCAATTGCAAAAATACTTTTAGCTGGAACTGCTATGAGCACATTTTTCATGTCATTAACTACAATAATAGGATTGTTATCAAATCAATCTCAAATGATAGGATTTTGGGTGGCAGGAGGATTTAGAAATGTATCGTGGAGTGACTTCAATCTTGTAGCAGTTGTTGGAATTTTAGGGTTACTGGCAGGTGTTTTTTTATCACCAAAGATAAACATATTAAATCTTGGAGATGATGTTGCAATAGGTCTTGGAGAAAGTCCTGAAAGAATAAGAATTATAACTCTTATAGTAGTAATACCAATGTGTGCAGCAGCTGTTGCAGTTGGGAAAAATATAGCATTTGTAGGACTTATAATTCCACAAATAGTAAGAAAAATATTGGGAGAGGATTATAGAAGAAATATACCATGTTCATTTTTACTTGGGGCAGTTCTTTTAACCTATGCAGATATTGCTGCAAGAATGATATTTAATCCTTATGAAACACCAATAGGAGTATTTACAGCATTAATTGGAATACCATTTTTCATTTCAATAGCGAGAAGGGAGAGAGGATAA
- a CDS encoding immunoglobulin-like domain-containing protein, producing MKNVKSKVKIFVLGAAASTVIASAGHAYKTNAQQQKNLSDNSIELNVEKQDRDTIKIYLSNFSDLAKSLQLSVKIDDGNVKFNEDEIKWLINGEDDNVQTHYKIDSKKKTIDFIIVSDEVINSDSGVIEICEIDVSKDESIIDKLFKSNDSSYRVVPNEVDGEVYSYVTYSTNKRISGDNIVNASDDKLTINTKPVISLKDSYSIVENKIILSKGAVFNIKDYVEAFDADGNEIDDIKYDGTVDNKKPGSYNIVCTATDSYGDKSILEATVIVEEVISGNIAKPVISGTEKAAEIIIGQDFDLEKGISAKDYMGRRLKLSITGEYDIETAGIYTLIYSATDRFGNTTNADRILKVKEKDDDSDLGDDNDDNNEENKYEIPDELKDIINVNIVKPISGKGTSGEPLIVEANNNASSIEFVSFMSKLDKFDINYGKVKEDENYKMITLSLSNRKSSINLESANLQDIYLTIKVRKSNVEFMNVLNDFIKDHGFEDTGSSGGGSNSGGGSGGSSSGGSGNSSSSDSEPADKENSLGELNSGNSSSSETNNGWIKNENGTWSYTNSQGIKAASTWIYDLGLWYYLNENGIMKTGWHKDIDGSWYYLNNSGAMKTGWYKDIDGKWYLLGTNGVMKTGWHRDTNSKWYYLNNSGNMVTGWIKDNNKWYYLNESGDMQYSGWKKINGKWYYFYNNGEMASNTVINGYKVNANGEWI from the coding sequence ATGAAAAATGTTAAATCAAAAGTAAAAATATTTGTTTTAGGTGCAGCAGCTTCAACTGTTATAGCAAGTGCTGGTCATGCATATAAAACTAATGCACAGCAACAGAAAAATTTAAGTGACAATAGTATAGAATTAAATGTTGAAAAACAAGATAGGGATACGATTAAAATATATTTAAGTAATTTTAGTGATCTAGCAAAATCACTTCAGTTAAGTGTAAAAATCGATGACGGAAATGTTAAGTTTAATGAAGATGAAATAAAATGGCTTATTAATGGGGAAGATGATAATGTACAGACACATTATAAAATTGACAGTAAAAAGAAAACCATAGATTTTATAATAGTATCAGATGAAGTAATAAATTCGGATAGTGGAGTAATTGAAATTTGTGAAATAGATGTGTCTAAGGATGAATCTATTATAGATAAGTTATTTAAATCTAATGATTCAAGCTATAGAGTTGTTCCAAATGAAGTTGATGGAGAAGTATATAGTTATGTAACTTATTCTACTAATAAAAGGATTAGTGGAGATAATATAGTTAATGCAAGTGATGATAAACTCACTATTAATACTAAACCTGTTATAAGCTTGAAAGATTCTTATTCCATAGTTGAAAATAAAATTATACTTTCAAAAGGAGCAGTATTTAATATCAAAGATTATGTGGAAGCATTTGATGCTGATGGAAACGAAATTGATGATATAAAATATGATGGAACTGTTGATAATAAGAAACCTGGTTCTTACAACATAGTGTGTACAGCTACTGATTCTTATGGTGATAAATCTATACTAGAAGCAACTGTTATAGTTGAGGAGGTTATAAGTGGAAATATAGCTAAACCAGTTATATCCGGAACTGAAAAAGCTGCAGAAATAATTATTGGACAAGATTTTGATTTAGAAAAAGGAATAAGCGCCAAAGATTATATGGGAAGAAGATTAAAGCTTTCAATAACAGGAGAATATGATATTGAAACAGCTGGAATATATACATTAATTTATTCTGCAACAGATCGTTTTGGTAATACTACAAATGCAGATAGAATATTGAAAGTAAAAGAAAAAGATGATGACTCCGATTTAGGTGACGATAATGATGATAATAATGAAGAAAATAAATATGAGATTCCAGATGAATTAAAAGATATTATAAATGTTAATATAGTAAAACCTATAAGTGGTAAGGGAACCAGTGGAGAGCCATTAATAGTTGAAGCTAATAATAATGCATCTTCAATAGAATTTGTAAGCTTTATGAGCAAATTAGATAAATTTGATATTAACTATGGAAAGGTTAAAGAAGATGAGAATTATAAAATGATTACATTAAGCCTTTCAAATAGAAAGTCAAGTATCAACTTAGAATCTGCGAATTTACAGGATATATATTTAACTATAAAAGTTAGAAAATCTAATGTTGAATTTATGAATGTTTTGAATGATTTCATAAAAGATCATGGTTTTGAAGATACAGGAAGTTCAGGCGGTGGATCAAATTCTGGAGGTGGTTCAGGTGGCTCATCTAGTGGAGGATCAGGAAATAGCTCGTCATCAGATTCTGAACCAGCTGATAAAGAGAATAGTTTAGGAGAATTAAATTCAGGAAATAGTTCATCATCTGAAACTAACAATGGATGGATAAAGAATGAGAATGGAACATGGTCTTATACTAATTCACAGGGTATAAAAGCTGCTTCAACATGGATATATGATTTAGGATTATGGTATTATCTAAATGAAAACGGAATTATGAAAACAGGTTGGCATAAAGATATAGATGGTAGCTGGTATTATCTAAATAATTCAGGGGCAATGAAAACAGGATGGTATAAAGATATAGATGGTAAGTGGTATTTGTTAGGTACAAATGGTGTGATGAAAACAGGATGGCATAGAGATACGAATAGTAAGTGGTATTACTTAAATAATTCAGGGAATATGGTTACTGGATGGATAAAAGATAATAATAAATGGTACTATTTAAACGAAAGTGGAGATATGCAGTATAGTGGATGGAAGAAAATTAATGGTAAATGGTATTACTTCTATAATAATGGTGAAATGGCATCAAATACTGTGATTAATGGATACAAAGTGAATGCAAATGGTGAATGGATTTAA
- a CDS encoding KUP/HAK/KT family potassium transporter, producing MESIKEKKNISKLTLGGALVALGVVYGDIGTSPLYVMRSVISNNGGLQNVSENFILGTLSLVFWTLTLLTTLKYVLLTLRADNNGEGGIFSLFALVRKESKYLIIPAMIGGSALLADGMLTPAVTVTSAVEGLRLIPSLNNFFHSNENNILIIVICILAVLFFIQYLGTNFVGKLFSPIMLVWFSSLAFFGLINLNNNFGLLRALSPHYAISILFSSENKVGFFILGSIFLATTGAEALYSDLGHVGRKNIYITWPFVKVCLLINYFGQGAWLLSAKQNGTFINAEDLNPFFQMIPNSLLLFGIIISTLAAIIASQALISGSFTLVSEAIKLNLFPKLHTLYPSESKGQLYIPSINKVLCLVCIGIVLYFKSSENMEAAYGLAITVTMLMTSILLFNYLLMKKTPFIISLLIFIFFATFECSFFIANASKFSHGGFITVLIASIILLVMFIWIRSHYIKMELLENVQIADFKEQLDNLRKDETLPKLATNLVYLTNSTCTKKIEHKIMYSILDKKPKKADVYWFVHICVTDDPYEASYVVDTFGTSYIVRIELNLGFRVEQKLNIFLRQISTELVESGEIKLQSRIYTTLKNRIVGDFHFVLLKEQLSHKAELNFFDSIVLRLNLFIKRFTVSPSKWFGLDTSDVYIEKVPLFVDNSNADFLIRKYMSMNKK from the coding sequence ATGGAATCAATTAAAGAAAAGAAGAATATTTCAAAATTAACTTTAGGTGGGGCACTTGTAGCATTAGGAGTTGTTTATGGTGACATAGGAACCTCACCACTTTATGTAATGAGATCCGTTATAAGTAATAATGGAGGTTTACAGAATGTATCAGAAAACTTTATTTTGGGTACATTATCATTAGTGTTTTGGACACTTACCCTTTTAACAACACTGAAGTATGTACTGCTTACATTAAGAGCAGATAATAATGGAGAGGGTGGAATATTTTCCCTATTTGCGCTTGTGCGTAAGGAAAGTAAGTACCTTATTATTCCTGCTATGATTGGTGGTTCTGCATTACTTGCTGATGGAATGCTTACACCGGCTGTAACTGTAACTTCAGCAGTTGAAGGATTAAGGCTAATTCCAAGTCTTAATAATTTTTTTCACAGCAATGAAAATAATATTTTAATAATTGTAATATGTATTTTAGCTGTTTTGTTTTTTATTCAGTATCTTGGAACAAATTTTGTTGGAAAGTTATTTAGTCCTATAATGTTAGTATGGTTTTCATCTCTAGCTTTTTTTGGATTAATTAATCTTAATAATAACTTTGGACTACTTAGGGCTTTATCGCCACACTATGCCATCAGTATTCTTTTTAGTTCTGAAAACAAAGTCGGTTTTTTCATACTAGGAAGTATATTCTTAGCTACAACAGGAGCAGAGGCACTTTATTCTGATTTAGGGCATGTTGGAAGAAAGAATATCTATATAACATGGCCATTTGTCAAGGTATGTTTATTGATAAATTATTTTGGCCAAGGTGCATGGTTATTATCAGCAAAACAAAATGGTACTTTTATTAATGCAGAAGATCTAAATCCATTTTTTCAGATGATACCAAATTCACTTTTATTGTTTGGAATAATAATTTCAACTTTAGCTGCAATTATTGCGTCACAAGCGCTAATCTCTGGATCATTTACTCTTGTTTCAGAAGCAATTAAATTAAATTTATTTCCTAAACTACATACTTTATATCCATCTGAATCTAAAGGACAACTATATATACCTTCTATAAATAAGGTATTATGTTTAGTATGCATAGGTATTGTACTTTATTTTAAAAGCTCTGAAAATATGGAGGCAGCGTATGGACTTGCAATTACAGTGACCATGCTGATGACTTCAATTTTATTGTTTAATTACTTATTGATGAAAAAGACACCATTTATTATTTCTTTATTAATTTTTATATTCTTTGCTACTTTTGAATGTTCATTTTTTATTGCAAATGCTTCAAAATTTAGTCATGGAGGATTTATTACTGTTTTAATTGCTTCAATTATTTTATTAGTTATGTTTATTTGGATTAGAAGTCATTATATTAAGATGGAATTGCTAGAGAATGTTCAAATTGCGGATTTTAAGGAACAGTTAGATAATTTACGTAAAGATGAAACACTTCCTAAACTAGCAACAAATCTTGTGTATTTAACAAATAGTACTTGCACTAAAAAAATAGAGCATAAGATTATGTATTCGATATTAGATAAAAAACCTAAAAAGGCTGATGTTTATTGGTTTGTGCATATTTGTGTTACCGATGATCCTTATGAAGCAAGCTATGTTGTTGACACTTTTGGTACATCTTATATTGTAAGAATTGAGCTAAACCTTGGATTTAGAGTAGAGCAAAAGTTAAATATCTTTTTAAGGCAGATTTCAACTGAACTAGTTGAAAGTGGTGAAATAAAACTTCAATCTAGAATTTATACAACACTTAAAAACAGAATAGTTGGTGATTTTCATTTTGTATTACTCAAAGAACAGCTTTCTCATAAAGCAGAGTTAAATTTCTTTGATTCAATTGTTCTTAGACTAAACTTATTTATTAAAAGATTTACTGTTTCACCATCAAAATGGTTTGGTCTTGATACTAGCGATGTTTACATAGAGAAAGTACCTTTATTTGTTGATAATAGTAATGCTGATTTTTTAATAAGAAAATATATGTCTATGAATAAAAAATGA
- the sstT gene encoding serine/threonine transporter SstT — MKNLLYIWNKLSLVKQIIIGLITGIILSLTIPERVKGISIFGNLFVGALKSVAPVLVLFLVMSAICQHKSGKKTNMKSIIGLYAVGTFLAAIIAVAASFIFPITLTLSGGIDNVSPPGGVGEVLNTLMMNIVDNPVKALSNANYIGILSWALILGFALRNSADSTKLVISNFSDAVSKVVELIIRFAPIGIMGLVFDTISTNGIESLLGYGQLLLLLIGCMIFVALVVNPLIVYINIHRNPYPLVIKCLKESGITAFFTRSSAANIPVNMKLCEDLGLNRDTYSISIPLGSTINMGGAAVTISVLSLAAANTLGIQVDVGTALLLSLLSAVCACGTSGIAGGSLLLVPLACSLFGIPNEIAMKVVAVGFVVGVLQDSSETALNSSTDVLFTAAAEFAERRKSKKESLN; from the coding sequence ATGAAAAATTTACTTTATATTTGGAATAAATTAAGTTTAGTAAAACAAATAATTATAGGATTGATTACCGGTATTATTTTATCATTAACTATTCCTGAAAGAGTAAAAGGAATAAGTATTTTTGGAAATTTATTTGTAGGTGCATTGAAATCTGTAGCGCCAGTTTTGGTATTATTTTTAGTTATGTCAGCTATTTGTCAACACAAGAGTGGAAAGAAAACAAACATGAAATCTATTATAGGGCTTTATGCAGTCGGAACATTTCTTGCAGCAATTATAGCAGTTGCAGCAAGCTTCATTTTTCCAATAACATTAACACTTTCAGGAGGTATAGATAATGTAAGTCCACCAGGTGGTGTTGGTGAAGTTCTTAATACATTAATGATGAATATTGTTGACAATCCAGTAAAAGCATTAAGTAATGCTAACTATATTGGGATATTATCGTGGGCATTGATACTTGGATTTGCTTTAAGAAATTCGGCAGATTCAACTAAATTAGTTATATCTAATTTTTCAGATGCTGTTTCTAAAGTAGTTGAATTAATCATAAGATTTGCACCTATTGGAATTATGGGGCTTGTCTTTGACACTATTTCAACAAATGGCATTGAATCATTACTTGGTTATGGACAATTACTTTTACTTTTAATAGGATGTATGATTTTTGTTGCATTAGTTGTAAATCCTCTAATTGTATATATAAATATACATAGAAATCCATATCCACTTGTAATTAAATGTTTAAAAGAAAGTGGTATTACAGCATTTTTTACACGTAGCTCAGCAGCTAATATTCCAGTTAATATGAAACTGTGTGAAGATTTAGGATTAAATAGAGATACATATTCAATATCAATACCATTAGGATCTACTATAAATATGGGAGGGGCAGCTGTAACAATTTCTGTATTATCACTTGCAGCAGCTAATACTCTTGGAATACAAGTTGATGTAGGAACTGCTTTATTATTAAGCTTGTTGTCAGCAGTATGTGCATGTGGTACTTCTGGAATAGCAGGAGGATCACTTTTATTAGTTCCTTTAGCCTGTAGTTTATTTGGAATTCCAAATGAAATTGCAATGAAAGTAGTTGCAGTAGGATTTGTAGTAGGTGTATTACAGGATTCATCTGAAACAGCACTAAATTCATCAACAGATGTTTTATTTACAGCAGCAGCAGAATTTGCAGAAAGAAGAAAATCTAAAAAAGAATCACTTAATTAA
- a CDS encoding helix-turn-helix domain-containing protein, which yields MICKTTNDFQNQVLKEITFSPYRMKNCIIYKNENKPELGYFIKYTRKKYYDFGIGDYTIPSNFTLNFNHNEELIRFGTVYTGETEFEIENSSVSSFSPSSFFVAEKSLKGKQVWKKGQHFHGAEITIYKKYFDEILKPNFPDIIDFNSFITNYTYPYLPIEIAKIIQKLRSMAESFSLTPLYLESKILECISLLNTEIASSNQNIFTNQINHGHIKIGKNRCINLTSSDVAALQKAYDILTKEALNPPTIKSLSRMVFLNEQKLKAGFSAKYHMSISQYTTSIRMAMAENLLSTTDMSIDEISKKIGYNYSGNFIKMFKKTHGKTPLEFKRSRK from the coding sequence ATGATATGTAAAACAACAAATGACTTTCAAAATCAAGTTCTAAAAGAAATAACCTTCTCCCCATATAGAATGAAAAATTGCATAATTTATAAAAATGAAAATAAACCCGAACTTGGATATTTTATTAAATATACCCGCAAAAAATATTATGACTTTGGCATAGGCGATTATACAATTCCATCAAATTTCACTCTAAATTTCAATCATAATGAAGAATTAATACGTTTTGGAACAGTATATACTGGAGAAACTGAATTTGAAATTGAAAACAGTTCAGTTTCATCTTTTAGCCCATCTTCTTTTTTTGTTGCAGAAAAATCTTTGAAAGGAAAACAGGTATGGAAGAAAGGACAACATTTTCATGGTGCAGAAATAACAATTTATAAAAAATACTTTGATGAAATCCTAAAACCAAACTTTCCAGACATAATAGATTTCAATAGTTTTATTACTAATTATACTTATCCCTATCTTCCTATTGAAATAGCCAAAATAATTCAAAAACTCAGAAGTATGGCTGAATCCTTCAGTCTTACACCTTTATATTTAGAAAGTAAAATTTTAGAATGTATTTCCTTACTCAATACTGAAATAGCTTCTTCTAATCAAAACATATTTACAAATCAGATAAATCATGGTCATATTAAAATAGGTAAAAATAGATGTATTAATTTAACATCTTCAGATGTTGCTGCTTTACAAAAAGCCTATGATATTTTAACAAAAGAAGCATTAAATCCACCTACCATAAAAAGTTTAAGTAGAATGGTATTTCTAAATGAACAAAAGTTGAAAGCTGGATTTTCTGCAAAATATCATATGTCTATAAGTCAGTATACAACTTCAATAAGAATGGCTATGGCTGAAAATTTATTATCTACAACAGACATGAGCATCGATGAAATATCTAAAAAGATAGGCTACAATTATAGTGGAAATTTTATAAAGATGTTTAAAAAAACACATGGAAAAACGCCTCTTGAATTTAAGCGTTCAAGAAAGTAA